AGCTTGAGAAGTTAGATTAGGAGGCGGCATATATGGCATTTGAAGGATTAGCTGACCGACTGCAGAGCACCATGCAAAAAATTCGCGGCAAAGGTAAGGTTAATGAAGCGGATGTTAAGGAAATGATGCGTGAAGTACGCATTGCACTCCTAGAAGCAGATGTTAACTTTAAGGTTGTTAAAGATTTTATTAAACGCGTGAGTGAACGTGCAGTTGGACAGGAAGTGCTGAAAAGCTTAACCCCAGGTCAGCAGGTAATTAAAGTAGTAAAAGAAGAGCTGACCGAACTTATGGGCGGCGATCAGAGCAAAATTGCTGTCGCCGGCCGTCCCCCGACCGTTATTATGATGGTTGGTCTTCAGGGTGCAGGTAAAACGACAACAACTGGAAAATTAGCCAATCTTCTTCGGAAGAAACACAATCGTAAACCACTGTTAGTAGCTGCGGATATTTATCGTCCGGCTGCAATTCAACAGCTTGAAACGCTTGGTAAACAAATTAATATGCCTGTGTTTTCGCTTGGAGATCAAGTCAGCCCGGTAGAAATTGCCCGGCAGGCGATTGAAAAAGCGAAGGAAGAACATCATGATTATGTCCTCATTGATACAGCAGGCCGCCTTCATGTAGATGAAACGCTCATGGGTGAGCTTAAAGATATTAAAGAACTGACAAAACCTGATGAAATATTCCTTGTTGTTGATGCTATGACAGGGCAGGATGCTGTAAATGTAGCTACAAGTTTTAATGAGCAACTCGGTTTAACCGGCGTTGTGTTAACGAAGCTTGATGGTGATACACGAGGCGGTGCTGCACTGTCAATCCGTGCTGTTTCCCAAACCCCAATTAAATTTGTCGGGATGGGTGAAAAGCTGGATGCACTTGAGGCTTTCCATCCAGACCGCATGGCTTCAAGAATTCTTGGTATGGGGGATGTTCTTACCCTTATCGAAAAAGCCCAAACAAATGTGGATGAAGAAAAGGCTAAAGAGCTTGAACAAAAAATTCGGACATCATCGTTTACTTTCGATGACTTTCTGGAGCAGCTTGACCAAATGCGTAATATGGGTCCGTTGGATGATCTTCTGAAAATGCTGCCTGGGGCCAACAAAATGAAAGGGATAGATAAGCTTTCAATCGATGAAAAACAAATCGGTCATGTAGAAGCTATTATCCGTTCAATGACAAAGGCAGAAAAGGAGCATCCAGAAATCATTAATGCTGGACGCAGAAAACGAATTGCAAAAGGCAGCGGCAGGCCTATTCAAGAAGTCAATCGTTTATTAAAGCAATTTGAAGATATGAAAAAGATGATGAAACAGGTAACTGGCATGACTAAAGGGAAGAAAAAAGGCTTTAAATTACCCTTCATGTAAGACCAGTTTTTGTCTGTTAAGAAAAAAACCTTTACAACGTATGCAGGGTTTGATATTATACTATCTTGTGTGAAACTATTCGGAGGTGCTATTTAAAATGGCAGTAAAAATTCGCTTAAAACGTATGGGAGCAAAAAAGACTCCTTTCTATCGTGTTGTAGTTGCAGATTCCCGTTCACCACGTGACGGACGTTACATTGAAGTAGTTGGAACTTATAACCCAGTTACTCAACCTGCAAAAGTTGAAATCAATGAAGAACTAGTTCTTAAATGGTTAAACGATGGTGCTAAACCATCTGATACTGTTCGTAACTTGTTATCAGGCCAAGGAATCATGGAAAAATTCCATAATTCAAAGCTAGGCAAGTAATCAGTAATTGAAAGCATTAATTGAAACGATTGTTTCCGCGCTTGTTGATTATCCCGAAGACGTTCATGTAACGGAACGGGATGATGATGGCCGGACCGTATATTCCCTTTCTGTTAACAAAGAAGATATGGGAAAGGTTATCGGTAAGCAAGGGCGTATTGCTAAAGCGATTCGGACTGTGGTATATGCAGCAGGGTCCTCACAGCATAAGAAAATCTATTTGGAAATTTCCGAATAAGGGAGGGCTAACACCCTTCCTTTTTTGTATAAAAAAAATAGTCAAGCTAATCTTGTGCACGCGATGATCCAAGTAATGGTATACTTACATGCATACATATAATGACACTGCTGTAGTTAGAATACATAGATAGAGGAGGCGGCGCTGGGGTGAAAATTCTCCAAAACGTCATCGTTAATCAAGTTTTGACGGAGTCCAGCAAAAATAAGCTTCTTGAAACG
The Peribacillus sp. FSL H8-0477 genome window above contains:
- the ffh gene encoding signal recognition particle protein, with translation MAFEGLADRLQSTMQKIRGKGKVNEADVKEMMREVRIALLEADVNFKVVKDFIKRVSERAVGQEVLKSLTPGQQVIKVVKEELTELMGGDQSKIAVAGRPPTVIMMVGLQGAGKTTTTGKLANLLRKKHNRKPLLVAADIYRPAAIQQLETLGKQINMPVFSLGDQVSPVEIARQAIEKAKEEHHDYVLIDTAGRLHVDETLMGELKDIKELTKPDEIFLVVDAMTGQDAVNVATSFNEQLGLTGVVLTKLDGDTRGGAALSIRAVSQTPIKFVGMGEKLDALEAFHPDRMASRILGMGDVLTLIEKAQTNVDEEKAKELEQKIRTSSFTFDDFLEQLDQMRNMGPLDDLLKMLPGANKMKGIDKLSIDEKQIGHVEAIIRSMTKAEKEHPEIINAGRRKRIAKGSGRPIQEVNRLLKQFEDMKKMMKQVTGMTKGKKKGFKLPFM
- the rpsP gene encoding 30S ribosomal protein S16, which encodes MAVKIRLKRMGAKKTPFYRVVVADSRSPRDGRYIEVVGTYNPVTQPAKVEINEELVLKWLNDGAKPSDTVRNLLSGQGIMEKFHNSKLGK
- a CDS encoding KH domain-containing protein yields the protein MKALIETIVSALVDYPEDVHVTERDDDGRTVYSLSVNKEDMGKVIGKQGRIAKAIRTVVYAAGSSQHKKIYLEISE